The stretch of DNA CCATTTCTTACACAGATATAGCAACGGTTGCAATGTGATTTACTCAGTGTGTTAATTCATGTATTTCATAACTGCTGCCATGTTTGTGCTTTTGCCTCCAGACAGAGAAACACCCTTGTATCCCACCTGGTGAAGCCCAGTGGGATAATGTGGGTTCTGGACAAGATCCGTGGGTCAGTAGAGACCACTGTTCTCCGGCGGGGGGAGAATGGGGACAAGGACGGCAATACTCCAGTCTACAGCAACGTCCTCACCCCTGATAAGATCCCTGACTTCTTCATTCCCCCCAAGCTGGTCTGCTGCCCCCCAGAGCCTGAGACCCTGGACGTCGTCAAGCCCAAGGAGGGGCTGCGGCCCTCGGCCTCTGAGCAGACCATTGGCAGTAAGAAAATCAGCAGCCCTCGCAGCCCGCGTCTGGTTGCCAAGCTGGCTGGAGACACCAAGAACCTGTTGAGGGCCGCCAACCGTCACATTATCCAGATAGAGAGCGCTGATGACGTGGTGGCAGAGGACACAAACGCTGACCCTCAGTCTCAGACCGCTATGTCACTGCCCTACGTCCCCAAGACCCAGACTTCCTATGGTTTTGCCACTTTGATGGAGAGCCCCCACACCCGCCGAAAGGAGTCCCTTTTCCATTGTGACCAGACCAGCCCCCTGACCTCTCCCAACTCCcagaggaaggggaagagcaGCGTTAGCGAATGCAACCACCTCAACCCCCCTGACTTCAACGCCTCTCACAACCCGTACCGCTACTTTAGTGGAGGGGAGAGTGATACCTGTTCCTCGGCTGAGTCCTCTCCCTTCAACTCCCCACTTCTCTCCCGCTCTGCCTCGCTGCTCAAAGTCTTCACCCACGAGACACAGGCCAAGGTGGTGAAAGCCAAGAGGACGTTTGCCCGCCACAGCTCCTTGTCCACAGACGAGTGCAGCTCGACCGAGCCCAGTCCCAACGTGCTGCGGCGGCTCCACTCCTCTTCACTCCATGGCGGTGGGCCGTCGGACCGGGAGCACACAGTCAACCTACACAAGGGTGGCAGGGTGAGGCTCAGCGCCGACTACGATGCTGGCACGGCCCGCCTGCGCATCCGCATTCTGGCTGCCGAAGAGCTCTACGACAAGATGTACGACATTAAGAGTATCAACTGCTGCGTGTCACTGTACCTCAACCCTGGCAAGCTGCAGAAACAGAGGAGCACTATCATCAAGAACAGCCGAAATCCTGTGTTCAACGAGGACTTCTTCTTTGACTCTGTGACCTCAGTGCAGGTGAAGAACCTAGCAGTGAAAATCAAGGTGGTGAATAAGGGCACCAGCCTGAAGAGAGACACtctgctgggggagagagagatccctCTGGGGAAGCTGCTCCATGGCCTCTAGGTCTGTCCTGGCGATACAGAATAGTACTCTGACTGACACAGAATGAGACTATGAATGATAATGtgcatgaaaaaaatatatataactggGGTTAGATGTTTGCTTGGTCTCCCCTATATTCACATAGAACTGTCTGAAAGGAACAGTTCATTTCCAGTcaatgtctggtctggtctagcagTTTGTCTCTTAGCTGGTCACCTCCTCAACCTTCTGTTTTCTGAACCTGAAGCCCTGCACAGCCCAACTTGTAGATCAGGTGGTTGACAATCGAATATGGCACAGGTCAAAAAACACCTGCTCGTTTGAGAGACTCACTTTTTGTACTCTCTTGATCTCGACGTTGAATGTCGCATGGTTGCAATTACATGTGACTCAGACAATACAGGATGCGAGTCTCTATGATTCCGTTTTTATTCAGCACTACAATGCTTTTATGGATCAGGGGGTCTTTGATGTCGCCACTATAACTTGATGTGCAAATTATCCTTTGATCCTGATTGTTGTTGCAATCCACAGTAGCCTACTACCAGAAGGAAGGCTAGTCTGTTATGTGACCACAATGTCCAAAACCTGGAGAATAGAGATCAGACGTCACCATCTGCTTCCCGTGCGCTTGGCATGAATATGTAAATGCAGTGATATGTTAGCAGTTTGTACTTCAGTTTCATAACACCCACAAGCCTTACCAAGAGTGAtagatagacagaaagagagagagagtgagagagggagggagggagagagggtgtatGCATTACATTTTAAAGAGTGTGACATTATTCAAAGGTGTTTTTATTTCATACATAGATGTTGTATTTGTATGAGAAATATGCttcagtatgtggacacctactcgtaaaacatctaattccaaaatcatgggcattaatatggagttggtcccccctttgctgctataacagcctccactcttgtggtaaggcattccactagatgttggaacattgctgcggggacttgcttccattcagccattagtgaggttgggcactgatgttgggcgattaggcctggctcgcaatcggcgttccaattcatcccaaagctgttcgatggggttgaggtcagggctctgtgcaggccagtcaagttcttccacaccgatctcaacaaaccatttctgtatggacctcgctttgtgcatgtggGTATTgtgatgctgaaacaggaaaaggctatggagattgcatggctgtatgcttgattttatacacatgtcagcaacgggtgtggctgaaatagctaaatccactaatttgaaggggtgtccacatacttttacaACATTATGACTTTGTAAATTATGTACTGCTCCCTGCTGGAGAGTGAATGATTAGCAGCCCCCTGACCCTGAAAACCTTATAATTTGCTGATTTCATTATTATGATGCTGACCTGTGTTTTCCACTCCTGGCAGTGTAGACAAGCCACTAGGCCAGAGGACTGAGAAAGGAAAAACATTTACAATATGTTTTTTACAATAAACATTATTTGACATGAAGGATAGTCTTCTACTCTCTGCATGTGCTCTGCTGTCCTTTAAAATGAATTACAATACATCTGATCTGATTGCAATTTCAAGTAGGAAACAGAGGAAAGAAGCAGAGGTTGTTTCTGCAGATGGTTAAAGGGTCACCACACACATTCATCTTTGAGATATGGAGTCATTTAATCATGTCAAACATGACTATTTTACAGAAAATAGCCATTGTTTTTGTGAGTTACATTCCCTGTCATGTTTGAACCTAGACTATACAATAGAGCTCTCTACAATACCATTGCGTTTCTCCAAACTTATACTTTATATAACTTTATTTTGCTCTAACTATGAGGATTTTGTTATTGTGTAAAATCTGTAATCTGCTACGATACTATTAAATGATTGATCTGTGTGTGTTCAATGCTCATGCTATGCCTGCTGTACATGGGTGCGTGCTCACTGAGTTGTAACCAATCCCTTTTTTGGCTTACATCGGCATGACTAAAAAGCAAAAATATTGTCAGTAGATTTTATAATACTTCATTGTAGTAGGCAGGGTCAAAATGTAGCCTAAGTGCTTTTATGATGAAAATTTAATTAAATCTAAAAGTGAGTAGTGTATTTTCGTGATTGCCAACTATTTTTGTAATTGATTGTCTTTTCTAGTTTCtcatctacagatgtaggattttaatttgagccagttttctacagcagtAAATAATCCTGTAGCAgcaggaaatttgaattattatgtggattataattaatggacatttttgtgggctttgatacatttttcgttacggcaaatcaagtctgaaatttcaaagtggaaattacaatctTTAGAATCCTTTTAAAAACTCAAATACAcgacaagtttgcatttcctactgtgcaggaaaattctcagcaacaaaagagttatcaaattaagatcttacatctgtatttAAAAAAGACAGCCCAATGTACATTTGAACTAGGAATAATTCTCCTGAGAAATGAAAACTGTGCTGCAAGCTATCTCACTAcgcaattaaaaaataaaaaaaagatcaTCAAAAAATTCAAATGGATTCAATTAACTTTCTCCTCATGACTGTGTTTTCAGTTATGCTATgatttgaagtgctttaaatacTGTAGGTCACACCTCCTTGCTGATTATCTTCTATACCAACCACAGGGTTAATTATCCTGGTTGAATacactgtaaatatatatatcttacTAACTAGGCTGCTTATGGTGCCCAGGTGTGTTGTTTTGTGGGATGCCAGTGGGAGGGCTTGCTGTCAGCTGAATAATGGATAAATATATGCATTATACATGCAGTCATGTATCAAATGAATACAGTGGTTTTAGATCTGAGCACCTGATTTCTAACAGTGGAGGAATACCCACTATCCTCTATGATGTGTGTTTTTCTCTGTTTGTTATGGGGAAGCCCAACATCTCTATTGGGAGTGCAGAAAACCTGCAGATGTATAATGTATATAGCCACTTTAAATGGGTTTGCCATCATAGTATGGACTTGCTTTTTAGAATTAGACCTCTGCTTGATGCATTAGATACACAGTTAGCCAATTTGATTGCCAACCTTGATTTAAGTCTCT from Salvelinus fontinalis isolate EN_2023a chromosome 5, ASM2944872v1, whole genome shotgun sequence encodes:
- the LOC129855134 gene encoding C2 calcium-dependent domain-containing protein 4C-like yields the protein MWVLDKIRGSVETTVLRRGENGDKDGNTPVYSNVLTPDKIPDFFIPPKLVCCPPEPETLDVVKPKEGLRPSASEQTIGSKKISSPRSPRLVAKLAGDTKNLLRAANRHIIQIESADDVVAEDTNADPQSQTAMSLPYVPKTQTSYGFATLMESPHTRRKESLFHCDQTSPLTSPNSQRKGKSSVSECNHLNPPDFNASHNPYRYFSGGESDTCSSAESSPFNSPLLSRSASLLKVFTHETQAKVVKAKRTFARHSSLSTDECSSTEPSPNVLRRLHSSSLHGGGPSDREHTVNLHKGGRVRLSADYDAGTARLRIRILAAEELYDKMYDIKSINCCVSLYLNPGKLQKQRSTIIKNSRNPVFNEDFFFDSVTSVQVKNLAVKIKVVNKGTSLKRDTLLGEREIPLGKLLHGL